CTCCTGCAATCAACGGTTAGATTTTTAGGAATTCAGATTTCGGTTGTTGTTCTATGAGTGCATGATGAATTACAACCACGACTAGCGCTTCCTTGAGGAGCTTTTTCTTAATTAATCAATTTGCATAATTGACTCTTAAAAACTTGTAATAATTACTGGAACGGATGTAGATGCACAAACACAAGCTTCATTATTTTTCTTTATGGCTTTGTTGCCCCAGTTTCCGTAATCTAAAGATCGGTTTTTGATATTAAACTTAAGTTTATTGTTCTATGATTGCTTAACAAAAGCGCTTCGTTGTGGAGCGCTCTTTTTTTATTAGTCAAAGGTTCTGTACTATAAAAACCGCAAGTAATCTCTTTACAAGTAATTCTGCAATCATGCCTGTACGTCAAACTTTAGCAAAGCCTGATATTCAACTTTCGTATTTGGAGTGGAACCAAAATCAAGGTCAAGAAAATTTATTACTACTGCATGGTTTAGCTGACCATGCCCTAGTTTGGTCTAGTTTGGGAGATTACCTAGCGCCACACTACCACATAGTTGCTCCTGATCTACGCGGTCATGGTGAGAGTAGTAAACCAGAGAAAGATTATAGCTTTGAAAGTGCGATCGCAGACCTAGAAGCATTGATGAATAAATTAGGATGGGCAAGTACCCACATTGTCGCCCACTCTTGGAGTGGTAAATTAGCTTGCATCTGGGCTAGACAAAATCCACAACGATTGCAGAGTATGATTCTAGTCGACCCGATTTTTATCTGGCAAATGCCCAGTTTCTTGAAGGCGACATTTCCCATGTTGTATCGCTTCTTGTCATTTCTCAAAGCAATGGGCCCCTTTCCTAGTTACGAAGCAGCCGAAAAACAAGCCCGTCAGTTGAACCAATATCAAGGCTGGAGTCCCTTACAACAAAA
Above is a genomic segment from Fischerella sp. JS2 containing:
- a CDS encoding alpha/beta hydrolase, whose product is MPVRQTLAKPDIQLSYLEWNQNQGQENLLLLHGLADHALVWSSLGDYLAPHYHIVAPDLRGHGESSKPEKDYSFESAIADLEALMNKLGWASTHIVAHSWSGKLACIWARQNPQRLQSMILVDPIFIWQMPSFLKATFPMLYRFLSFLKAMGPFPSYEAAEKQARQLNQYQGWSPLQQKVFQAGIEPKPDGNWGSKFTIAARDHIFEEVMQVPGLTVPIHTPALFVQPEKGLNRQQWQLKPYKTYLKNLQLCQVPGNHWPFLTQPEAFNQAVEAFLQEHQTP